From the genome of Platichthys flesus chromosome 10, fPlaFle2.1, whole genome shotgun sequence:
AGGAGATGAACTTGTaagtcacataaaaaaaatccGACATCCCTTTATCCATTTATTGTTTTGTCAGGAAGGTTATTgagttttcatttctttgtgtttcagatggCTGAATAAGCTTGGGTTAGCCTCCATCAAGTACGAGCCCACAGAACAAAACCCTGCGGCCGGTGAGTTGTGAACCTCCTTATATCTATAATAGTCTtgtttttaactaaataaaaatgctttttaaaacGTATTAATTTGATAtgaacttaattaaaaaaaaaaaattctaaaatactatttatatacattttcctCTGGCTTTTTGTTGAATAtatcatgttgtgttttctaacTTTGTATcctatccacacacacacacacacatgtggttATGTAGAGTGTTACAGTGAGGCCAGTGACCATGAAGAGGCTGAAAGCACAGAGATCCCCCCTCCACCATACTCTGAACAGACGCTGCGGAGCTCTGTGGAGGCCCCACCACCACCCGGCAGCACACATCAGGTCAGTCGTTATCTCTGGCTGCCACTCTGCACCACCAGCCATTCAATTGTGGTCATAAgtacatcatttatttatttccagaTGAAGCAAAACTGCCTTTGTCAACTAGAAACCTCTGTTTGACTCTCTGCTAGATTAGTATGTCTGACCCGGATGTGTTTGTCTCCCAGGgcaccctccctcccccttACTCCTCCGCGGCCCCCAGCGAGACCAACTGTTTGCTCTCGTCGCCCGTCAGCACGATGACGTCGCAGAGCTCCGCCTCCTCGCTCGCCAAGCACCGGCAGTCCTGGCTGGACCTGGTCTCGCAGGCGTCTCCTCCCGCGGGGGAAGTGGCCGTGGTGTGCTCGGCTCAGGTACACTCGCAGCTGCAGCCTCCGCGGGTGGAGGCAGATGGGCGCCCTCAAGTGATGGAGAGCTCAGTTCACAGGGGCCCTTCAGATGTGGCGGCTAAGGAGGAAAACACTGCAGTGGAGGTGGAATCACAGAAGGAGGATTCAGGTGCTCAAGATAAAGGTGAGACTCGGTTGTGGTATTGATgctttttatacttttaaaatCTGACCTGACATTCCCTTCATTAAACTTTTatgcaacattttcattgatttttcagAGAATTCTGTGCGAATCTTGATTAACAACATATGACATATTTAGTGGTTTAAACTACCACCAATGAGTAGCTGAGAAACACAATGTGACTTTTGAGGATTTTTGGGCCTTTTAGTTCtagttataaataaaaaagaaaacacaagtatGACCACATATATGGACTTTGAAATATGAAGATATGTTttacatcaaatcaaaacataaaGGCACAATTTCTGcataatattattattctgtAAAAATTACGGTTGTCATAAGGTCAAACATAGACACTTAGAAATCTTTGAAAGGCTCGTATAGGTTGATTTTGTTTATCACCAACCAATAATCTGGTCGGGCTCTACTTCTAAGCAGAGGAGATTGTGATTTAGATTTGTACTGtgtgattttaaattgtaatatcCTCTTTCCTGTTTCTGGCATTATTTAATCCTTCAGATTTCCCAATGTATTTTGTACCCTGTTCTCTTCAAAGCATTGCGTTTTGTCTGTGGCTCTGCGTCCTCTTTGGGGCGTTTATTATAATGACATGGTGTCCCCTTGTTGCAGGGGACCATGGGAACGGCTCGGATGAGATGGAGAGGCTGTACATTCATCTCAAACAGGCCAGCCTGTCGCCAATAGGAGATCGCAAGCCCTCGACTAAAAGGGAATTCAGGGCCTCCTTCGTAAAACGCTGTAAAAACCATACTATCAACGATAAACTGCACCTCATCAGGACACTCAACAGCACGTTAAAGGTACTTTTCAGTATTTTTCCCACtgcttttctgctgtttttctatttctatctCTATACAGCACTGTAAACTAAATGGTTGACTTTGCCTTTGCACTCTTCTCCTCCGTCCCAGTCGAAGGAAGCAGACCTACAGGTAATCGAGCAGGTGCTTACGGAGCAGGAGCTCACATCGCACAAGTTCAGAGAGTGGAAGGAGGCCAACGGAACCTTGGTGCAGGAGATCTGCGTGAAACTGAACCAACAGGTGGCGCCACAGGCCACGAAAGCTGCGGCATCAGTCAGTGCTGCTCCAGTGGTGGAGACCAGTTTATAGAGACTTCTCATTTCTACTGTGTCCAGActtaagcacacacacagacacacgcacacacactgatgttttcAATTGAGACTACTGTTCCATATCAGCCGACTGTCAATCGGATTAATGAAGAAAAGTGTTTCTAGTTTTTAACTGGAGACAATAAATGAGCATCAGTTCACagtgaaaagtgtttt
Proteins encoded in this window:
- the ipcef1 gene encoding interactor protein for cytohesin exchange factors 1 isoform X3, yielding MSRRRISVKELGLPDHQGWLYRKKESKGFLGMKWKKFWFVLKKTAFYWYNNQLAEKAEGYIDLTNFVIDRAIECKKKHAFKACHPQVMMFYFAAESHEEMNLWLNKLGLASIKYEPTEQNPAAECYSEASDHEEAESTEIPPPPYSEQTLRSSVEAPPPPGSTHQGTLPPPYSSAAPSETNCLLSSPVSTMTSQSSASSLAKHRQSWLDLVSQASPPAGEVAVVCSAQVHSQLQPPRVEADGRPQVMESSVHRGPSDVAAKEENTAVEVESQKEDSGAQDKGDHGNGSDEMERLYIHLKQASLSPIGDRKPSTKREFRASFVKRCKNHTINDKLHLIRTLNSTLKSKEADLQVIEQVLTEQELTSHKFREWKEANGTLVQEICVKLNQQVAPQATKAAASVSAAPVVETSL
- the ipcef1 gene encoding interactor protein for cytohesin exchange factors 1 isoform X1, whose translation is MFAKVWSDVEQSCRNTVLSLGSWWKAAFPISVSQSMAADDYNPVSLRHKSKKKSRGGNGTMSRRRISVKELGLPDHQGWLYRKKESKGFLGMKWKKFWFVLKKTAFYWYNNQLAEKAEGYIDLTNFVIDRAIECKKKHAFKACHPQVMMFYFAAESHEEMNLWLNKLGLASIKYEPTEQNPAAECYSEASDHEEAESTEIPPPPYSEQTLRSSVEAPPPPGSTHQGTLPPPYSSAAPSETNCLLSSPVSTMTSQSSASSLAKHRQSWLDLVSQASPPAGEVAVVCSAQVHSQLQPPRVEADGRPQVMESSVHRGPSDVAAKEENTAVEVESQKEDSGAQDKGDHGNGSDEMERLYIHLKQASLSPIGDRKPSTKREFRASFVKRCKNHTINDKLHLIRTLNSTLKSKEADLQVIEQVLTEQELTSHKFREWKEANGTLVQEICVKLNQQVAPQATKAAASVSAAPVVETSL
- the ipcef1 gene encoding interactor protein for cytohesin exchange factors 1 isoform X2, translated to MAADDYNPVSLRHKSKKKSRGGNGTMSRRRISVKELGLPDHQGWLYRKKESKGFLGMKWKKFWFVLKKTAFYWYNNQLAEKAEGYIDLTNFVIDRAIECKKKHAFKACHPQVMMFYFAAESHEEMNLWLNKLGLASIKYEPTEQNPAAECYSEASDHEEAESTEIPPPPYSEQTLRSSVEAPPPPGSTHQGTLPPPYSSAAPSETNCLLSSPVSTMTSQSSASSLAKHRQSWLDLVSQASPPAGEVAVVCSAQVHSQLQPPRVEADGRPQVMESSVHRGPSDVAAKEENTAVEVESQKEDSGAQDKGDHGNGSDEMERLYIHLKQASLSPIGDRKPSTKREFRASFVKRCKNHTINDKLHLIRTLNSTLKSKEADLQVIEQVLTEQELTSHKFREWKEANGTLVQEICVKLNQQVAPQATKAAASVSAAPVVETSL